CGACCCGGCCTTGAACAGCGGCCGCGGTCCCGACGCGCCCACCGACCCCGCCCCACGCGTATATACTTACCTTGGCTAAATAACTTGGCGGAAGGAGGCGGTGATGGCACGCACCGACAACGACAGCTGGGATCTGGCCTCCAGCGTGGGGGTCACCGCGACCGCGGTGGCCGCCGCCCGGGCGGTCGCCAGCCGGGGACCCGACGCGATCATCGACGACCCGTTCGCCGCGCCGCTGGTGCGCGCGGTGGGGGTGGATTTCTTCACCCGGATCGTCGACGGCGACATCGCCTTCCCCACCGACCCCGACGCCGACGGGCCGCAGCTGATGACCACGATGATGGCGGTGCGCACCCGGTTCTTCGACGACTTCTTCACCGCCGCGGCCGAGGCCGGCATCGACCAGGCGGTCATCTTGGCCGCCGGGCTGGACTCGCGGGCCTACCGGCTGCACTGGCCGGCCGGCACCACCGTCTACGAGATCGACCAGCCCGAGGTCATCGAGTTCAAGACCCGCACCCTGGCCGACCTGGGCGCCGAACCCACCGCCGAGCGCCGCACGGTCGCGGTCGACCTGCGCGACGACTGGGCGTCGGCGCTGCGCGCCGCCGGCTTCGACCCCGCCCGGCCCACGGCGTGGAGCGCCGAGGGCCTGCTGGCGTATCTGCCGCCGCAGGCCCAAGACCAGTTGTTCGACACCGTCACCGCGCTGAGCGCCCCCGGCAGCCGACTGGCCACCG
This sequence is a window from Mycolicibacillus parakoreensis. Protein-coding genes within it:
- a CDS encoding SAM-dependent methyltransferase; protein product: MARTDNDSWDLASSVGVTATAVAAARAVASRGPDAIIDDPFAAPLVRAVGVDFFTRIVDGDIAFPTDPDADGPQLMTTMMAVRTRFFDDFFTAAAEAGIDQAVILAAGLDSRAYRLHWPAGTTVYEIDQPEVIEFKTRTLADLGAEPTAERRTVAVDLRDDWASALRAAGFDPARPTAWSAEGLLAYLPPQAQDQLFDTVTALSAPGSRLATEYHPDGGAALGQRSRVISDAWRDYGFDVDLSELFYTGERHPAGQYLRDHGWQISARTRPEVFADYGRRYPEAESVDSMRDSVSIIATLT